One segment of Phragmites australis chromosome 13, lpPhrAust1.1, whole genome shotgun sequence DNA contains the following:
- the LOC133889691 gene encoding protein NRT1/ PTR FAMILY 4.3-like → MDVESSPAPEVVSVDWRGRPCRQHRHGGMRAAVFVLGIQTFEIMAIAAVGNNLITYVFGEMHFPLSQAANVVTNFVGTIFLLSLLGGSLSDSYLGCFWTMLTFGFVELSGFILLSLQAHLPQLKPPPCNMASMDGSCQKASGFKATIFFIALYLVALGSGCLKPNMIAHGADQFAGGTPDNAKRLSTYFNSAYFSFCAGELVALTALVWVQTHSGMDVGFGISAAAMAVGLVSLVSGAALYRNKPPQGSIFTPIARVFVAAFTKRKQVSPSISSNPINAGACEPARLAGNLRHANKFRFLDKACIRAAQQGPNTKSESPWRLCTVAEVQQAKTLLAVTPIFACTIVFNTVLAQLQTFSVQQGSAMDTALPPGSGSFRIPPASLQAIPYALLLALVPVYELLLVPLMKRLTGTQSGITPLQRIGVGLGTVAFSMVAAATVERRRRDAAAAGTQMSVLWIVPQFLVFGVSEMFTAVGLIEFFYKQACAGMQAFLTALTYCSYAFGFYLSSVLVSMVNRITASHGAGGWLEDNDLNKDRLDLFYWMLAALSVVNFFCYLLCSRWYNAGAHGSDAAASGQVAAEDDIKETI, encoded by the exons ATGGATGTGGAGAGCAGCCCGGCGCCGGAGGTGGTCTCCGTCGACTGGCGCGGCCGCCCATGCCGGCAGCACCGGCACGGCGGCATGCGCGCCGCCGTCTTCGTCCTAG GGATCCAGACGTTCGAGATCATGGCGATCGCGGCGGTGGGGAACAACCTGATCACGTACGTGTTCGGGGAGATGCACTTCCCGCTGTCGCAGGCGGCCAACGTGGTGACCAACTTCGTCGGCACCATCTTCCTGCTCTCCCTCCTCGGCGGGTCCCTCTCCGACTCCTACCTCGGCTGCTTCTGGACCATGCTCACCTTCGGCTTCGTCGAGCTCTCG GGCTTCATATTACTGTCATTGCAAGCACACCTGCCACAGCTCAAGCCGCCGCCGTGCAACATGGCGTCCATGGACGGCAGCTGCCAGAAGGCTAGTGGCTTCAAGGccaccatcttcttcatcgcgcTCTACCTGGTGGCGCTTGGCAGCGGCTGCCTCAAGCCCAACATGATCGCGCACGGCGCCGACCAGTTCGCCGGGGGCACGCCGGACAACGCCAAGAGGCTCTCCACCTACTTCAACTCGGCCTACTTCAGCTTCTGCGCCGGCGAGCTCGTCGCGCTGACGGCGCTGGTCTGGGTGCAGACGCACTCCGGGATGGACGTCGGGTTCGGCATCTCCGCGGCCGCCATGGCGGTCGGGCTCGTCAGCCTGGTGTCCGGCGCCGCGTTGTACCGGAACAAGCCTCCGCAGGGCAGCATCTTCACTCCGATTGCAAGG GTCTTCGTTGCTGCCTTCACTAAGAGGAAGCAAGTCAGCCCTTCCATCTCCTCCAATCCTATCAACGCCGGAGCTTGCGAGCCGGCACGCCTCGCTGGCAACCTTCGCCACGCCAACAAATTCAG GTTCTTGGACAAGGCGTGCATCCGGGCAGCGCAGCAGGGACCGaacacgaagtcggagagcccGTGGAGGCTGTGCACCGTGGCCGAGGTGCAGCAGGCCAAGACCCTCCTCGCCGTGACGCCCATCTTCGCGTGCACCATCGTCTTCAACACCGTGCTCGCGCAGCTGCAGACCTTCTCGGTGCAGCAGGGCAGCGCCATGGACACCGCGCTCCCGCCGGGCTCGGGCTCCTTCCGCATCCCGCCCGCGTCGCTGCAGGCCATCCCCTACGCCTTACTGCTCGCGCTCGTCCCGGTCTACGAGCTCCTCCTCGTCCCGCTCATGAAGCGCCTCACGGGCACGCAGTCCGGGATCACCCCGCTTCAGCGCATCGGCGTCGGCCTCGGCACCGTCGCGTTCTCCATGGTCGCCGCGGCCACTGTCGAGCGCAGGCGCCgcgacgccgccgcggcgggCACGCAGATGTCCGTCCTGTGGATCGTGCCGCAATTCCTGGTCTTCGGCGTTTCGGAGATGTTCACTGCCGTGGGGCTCATCGAGTTCTTCTACAAGCAGGCGTGCGCCGGCATGCAGGCCTTCCTCACGGCGCTGACCTACTGCTCCTACGCATTCGGGTTCTACCTCAGCTCGGTGCTCGTGTCAATGGTGAACAGGATCACGGCGAGCCACGGCGCCGGCGGCTGGCTCGAAGACAACGACCTTAACAAGGACAGGCTCGACCTTTTCTACTGGATGCTCGCCGCGCTCAGCGTGGTCAACTTCTTCTGCTACCTTCTGTGCTCGAGGTGGTACAATGCTGGTGCACATGGCTCTGATGCAGCTGCCTCTGGTCAGGTGGCAGCAGAGGACGATATTAAGGAGACCATCTGA